CAGACAATTGTGACGCCATCCGATCTTGATGGTAGCTTGTAAATGTCGTAGATGTCTGATTTATTTACGTCTACGGAGATCGCTTTAAAGATGCATGTAACAGCGGTTAGCAAGTCTTCCACACAAGGAGTTTTATTTGGGAGCCTGATATTACGAAATTCGAGAGTACTTGATCGGGAACGACGATCAATATCTTCAGTAGCCGCTTCCACTTTAGCTACACGTTCGAGTAATGCTTGGGTCCGCATTTGTTGCGATCCGATCTGCTGCAAAACTCAGGCTCAACaatgctcaggagtatgaagaataactgtaccaagtttcgttaaaatccgtcaagtagtttttgtttctataaaaaacatacagacagacaaaaaaaattctgattGCACTTTTGGCATTAGTTATTGCCTTAGTGCCTTATAGTTattgtgaaaatatattccatgtacagaattgacctctctacagatttattataagtatagattatgtaTCGTTCAGTGATACGATTTTGCATTTCTTGAGCAAGGAACAAATGTTATTAGATCGTGGCGAATTATCGGCTAAAATTTTCCTCGTGCTTGGTTTTATGTTCGCTTCCGAAATGGTgtcaaaatctataaaaaaccCTTAAGAATTTCTCCCACTCGGTTACATGAAAAACTTCGAAAAGAGCGTCAATggtcggtaaggtgcccggttaaaatgcgtgtagCACAAAAAGCCCCAGGTttgaatcccacctcggccatgaaCCAATGACTATTATCGAAGTGATGTACATTAAGAATTAATtgaaaacatcgtaaggaaacttgcacattcaggcaactggatgtgtaaccatgatcgatccaatacaggttaggttcccttgcaaaggttgcagaggtcagacgtCATACCCCGAGGaagaagtataaataaaacaaatacgtgtcaattattaatttgcacataataagtataaaaatatatttaaataaataatacttaacaATTCTTATTACCTAATATATCACTCATGAATTACAATATTACTATCGTTTTCTTCATATAAGTCGGCTAATAAGTACATGGTAATGTCCTCTTTTTTAAGAAAGACATAATAGCTGATTACAAAGAAAGAATAAAGTACAAATCGAGTAACTGAGTCTTACATTCAACGGAGAAATTTGCAACTGACGGGCGTGAAATATAATCTTAAGGTGTCTACGCggacttattttaataatataagtatttataatttaaaattatttacagagAAATAAACCTAAAGATCATTACAGGCCTACGTGTACACCTCGCATTGTAAAGTTGTCTATTCcactttcaaattaatttaaatagttgttattatttcacttttattGTGGGATATTATTCGACAAACtactgtaatttttaaaaatgacgTGACCCGATGTGCAGAAATTATGAGAGGATTAAACTTTGTTTCGATTTAGTGAATACTTCTACAttaatgcatacatatgtGTCATGATTTCTGTGTTAGCCTCAAGCACATATTTTTTAGTCTCAAGAGTTGATGCTGCAAACAATTCAAattctaattattatttacattagtgTTTGCATAAACACCTCTTCTATATAGGCCAGTAAGAATGTACCAAATGTGCTTGCATCTAGACGAGTTCATTTGTTGTCTCAGCATTTTTGCGCTTTCTTTGAATACTACCCAACGGCTTCGAATTTCAGGATCTTTTGGGCCCCAACTTGACTTTGGTCGGAAAGATTTCTTCATGATCTGTAAGGACAAagaaattcattaattattaacataaaaatttataacagcACTGGTTAGGTTACAGAGTTCAGATGGAAgtggcttcgtgtaaaaatctgacttacccaatccaggatcaggGTCAAAGGCGTATCCTGGCTTCTCTCCTAAGTTAAGGATGTAATTGGGATTaacgccaagaggaagaaaCACAATTACGTTAATAACCAAATTCAgaaactgccgtgtggttcccggcaccactaaaaaatgaattggaccactccatctcgttcccatggatgccgtaaaaggcgactaagggataggcttataaacttgggattcttcttttaggcgatgggctagcaacctgtcactttttgaatctgaattccatcataaagccaaatagctgaacgtggcctatcagtcttttcaagactgttggcaagggatatagacgtgattatatgattatatgtatgtatgttcagaAACTGAGAATGAACTTACCTGATTACAGTTACCGCTTCTGTTTTTCCACAATGTGATAATTATGAACAACGGTACAAATGCAATACCGATGAACAACATTAAATAACCAGCcactgaaacaaataaaaattaatttagaaaacaCCTTTTGAGGAGCAATTCGCTCATAATAACAAGTAGAGGGactaccatttttttttaaagattgtgATTTAGTTTTACTAATAATTGCTCTCATTCTCTCAACAGTGCATTTAGTTTTTTATCAGCTGCTGTCATTTTACCTCGATGTCTCAATAACATTTAGGTACTTGTTACTTTCACGAATTGAAAACTGTCTTTTGAATCGGATgtctgatttatttttaaatttaattttaattgaaaaaaccTATAGCCCTTTACCCTATTTTCCCAAGACAGGTTTGactttgtttttaaagaaaaagtatCACGGATAAAGTTTTTCTTTCcaaatttatgaattttatctatctttatttaatatgacataaaataaatatctgtaTTATTACCGTATCCAGCAGTAGGGTAGACATAATCCTCTCCAAACGTGAGAGATTCAAAGCTAATAAGAGCATACACGAAGACCACCAGCATCATGCCAGGGGTGATGATGCCCCAACACATCCGCCAGTAGAAAGATGTTTTCACGCCCATCATAAACTCAATGTCAAGGCAGAGGTTCTCAAGCCCTGCAATGatgtaacatttttaaatctttcaatttcaatcataTCTTATACACTCAATCTCTAAGGAGAGGAACCCGGTATACACCTTTGACAATGATACTGAATCTGAATCTggaagtcaggttttttacaTGAAGAAATTCCCGTCTAGCCTCTGCGGACCTATAACCTATATTGGATTTTGGTTAAACATATAAATGCTTGGATGTGGGGGTTCTCGATGTGGTCCCTcaccataaaatatagtacataACTCTGTAGCAGTCTACAAAGTCAAGTTGAAGAAGGTAGGTGTGCCAGCTATAGATTATTCACTTAATAAAAAGTAGGTTATAGTTACCTACtgagtaattaatattttttagtaaaaaattacCAACTTGCATCCTTTAAAAAGAGGGACTAACCGTAAATCCAAAAGATGCCAATAATTTCACAAATAGCCGTGAACAGGACGAGGAAAGTGCCGCCGTAGTGGTCAACCATCTCCAATATGTATTGACCGCcctgtaaaaatatacattctCTTTTCAACCAAAGCTAAAAGAGGAGTTTGCCAGGTGCTTCTTCTCGTCTGTGTGAATTTTCAAAAAGTGTTTTTCCTTAtgctcataaaaatatatgtaatctCTAGTGGGTTGTTGTTAAgcttatctttatttttatttctttttggtGATAGAAATAGGTTATTTATGTTGTATTTACCAATTTCAATTAACATCCCTCTCTCTGATTTTTGCGTGTTCCTACACGCAGGAGGAGGTGCAACCAGGAGGTTGCACCTTCCGCTGAGTGCTTCGGACCCAGGGTTACACCATTCgactatttaaaattaaaatccctATTATACAGAAAATATCGATGGTAGGTGCTACATTATGTGAGTCCGCTGTTAAAGCaacctaaaaaatatatctgagATCGTCTTACTGGGGTAACGTAAACCAATCCAATCAGAAAGCCGGCCGTGCAGCAAAAAGCAGACATGTAGATTGTCTTGATTTTGGGGAAACTGTCCATCATGACTGTGTTGATGGTTGAGAGCAGTGCCACCGCCGAGCCCACGCCAAGCACCGACATCATCAGGAAAAACAACACTGAGAACAACTGTAGGAGAAAGAGAATAGTGATTAGTAATACCaataatagtattttatatatatagtagtttatatatattatttatatataaactactatataataaaagtaatgtatatttgctatttttatttagaaattaattaataattataatgcatccttaatgctttttatgtgTGCCTTTATATTTTGGGATAAGTctgccattgtacatattcttctaaataactgttttgtaatttgtgatatttatttattattagacaaacaaaaaaactatgaaaaaaaaatcttttgtaaCTGATTATTTTTGTGCCTTTGACCTTTAAAACTTAAGTTTGATGATACTAGAAGTCAATAAAAGTTTGTAGAAATATACCTGAGGTTGAAAGGTTTTTGCAATAGCATCAGGGTATGAGATGAAGGCCAATCCGGTGCCACCAGACCCGATGACTTCCCCAACTTCTTTGCCGAGCTCCTTGGCCAGGTTTCCCAGGATTCCgaagatagttataccagaCAAGAGGCTTGTGAAAGTGTCCAGGGTAGTCACAATCATTGCATCTCTGAAAAGTTAGTGTACAGTTTATTAATTCAGTATAGTAGCGGCGTAGCCAGGCTTGACTCCAGGATGGGGGCTAGCAAGGATTCAAATAAGttgtttttgttgtaatttgaAGCAATCCAccctaaattatttataggttatatttttattattaacagaaaaataattatgaaatacttggtaataaaaatatgtgtgccttgtggtttccggcacttacGAAAAGGACTACTTCAGACTCTTTACTAAGGATCATCCAGCTCGTTAAGCTTTTTCCATGATCCATATGTgctaggttcccctgcaaaagttaCGGCGATTGGACGGGATCCGTTATGTGTAAAAACGTTTCCCAACATAGGATCATGgatatatagtttattttttagtttattactattaattaggattaagattaatataagtaggaagagcaacgaaaataaaaaatatttataaatgctcatgattaattgtaataaaagaaataggtACCTGTAGATATTGTGTTGGAATCTGTTGTAGGACGAGAACATAATGATTGCTCCAGTGCACACAGACAGGGAGAAGAACACTTGTGTGACAGCCGCGTACCACACCTGAAACCGTACGTTCCGACGTAGGACCTTTAATACTAccgtaagtacttatttaggGAGCCCATCTTTTTATTGttcttaaaacttttatactCATTgctatttttaacatttaacaaCAAATCTACGTTTTGGAAAGGGAATGTCGGCTCTAGGGATATATCGGACCCATTTAGTAGgatgaattatttgttttaaaaaaagtaaagttatACTTACATTTAGTTCCAAAAGCTTTTCCCACTTTGGTgtcaaaaagaatagaataccCTTGTCGGATCCATCTAAAAATAAGGTACTGAAAATgtcaagtttaaattaaaatgtataatagaTGTAGAAGtcatcatgtattttttttatttaaccaatAAGTGCTCCTTATATTACTGACCAAACAAGTGATTTGTAATTCCAGCTCAGGGAATACACCTGGGCAACCTCCCGTACGCCAAACAGGCGAGCTGGCACAGCTGCTCGTTTATCCTGAGCACGCCGTTCattagtataattttattcccaAAATTTCatagtacaaaatattttcactctACTAGTGaacttttattattcagaGAGTTCTTAACTATATTTTCATgtctatttatttcataaatcaaaacatttatttacctGATCAATAGTATAATCATCACTACGTATGGGAAAAGAGCGAGGAAGTAGGAAGCCTTCCCGGAACTCTTCACTCCTCGAGCCACGATGACGAAGATTATAACCCACGATACTAGAAGGCACAGGGTGAGGTACCATATTGGAGCGCCTGGAAATAAGACCAGATTTGATTGGGTAATCTTTCTTAGACACACAAATTAACCAGAGTtgatttatgttaataaaataatggaaaaatataaattttggaaaaaaaattacactttataaaaaatttaagtatctATGTAATTCagaatttttataagaagTATTACCTAGAGCTTGTCTCAAAGACAAAATCAGACATAAAATGTAGGTCAACAACAATGATAAATACACCCATAATTTCTCTTGAAACAACACTTAAAACAAATGATCTTATCAAAAACTTCATAATGGGTAAAGTAGTGTTAGTtctattattaattgtatGAGTAATTCTTAACATACCTAAACCTCCTTCAATGCCATCACTTTGCTGAAGCACAGTTCTTCTGCAAAAAGAAGTAAAGCTCATTATGTTTTCGATCtcaatgaataaaaagtaaaaaatgtttccgcgaatagataatttttaagttaaacttacataaaatacaattcAGCACTGCTGGAAGCATTCTCAATGTCAAGGTGTTGGTTTTCATTCGGTGCCGACGGTACGCAAATGACATCATTCCAGCTGGGGTCACAGACGGCCCAGGGCAGCGTGGCTTGGAAACTCATGGCCAGGTAGAACAGGCAGAGTCCGACAATTGACACGTAGTAGGATAAGATGTAGCCGCAACCCAGCGCTTGCGCATAGCCTGTACCTGGTAATGATTAATTTCAGACTATTGTAAACAAGTCTATATTGTAAAGTTGAAGACGATGCATAGTGTTACACAAAGAGGGTGACAATGCGCACTTGGaccaaaatgaaaaaaaaaatatcccgcacattaaattaatcaacTGATGATCACGTGAGATACCATTTTTTCCGATTTTATCTAATTCTCAACGGATTGATGCCCCCATTTCCGCACAAGAtgtttatagaaaaataatagaagcTATTCTTAATGGTAATATTAGTATGTCAGTATGACGACCAAGAAACGGtggttaaaatttattcatttcgaCATGTATAGATGGGCAGCACTTCAGATTGGGCGACCCACCTTTCTGACACCACCTTCAAAAATATGctgtttttttaccttttcaaTAAGCATATTTCTGCACTATAAATTCTTTTCTGAGTTTGTCTTTTAGTGTACTAGACGCGAAGATTCCATTATCGCATTCTTCAATAAGTAAGTTGGTGACAAGACTTATTTATCTAGCTGTTCGTCAATCTAATCAAACGAAatcttttattcaaatttttttattcattactaagTTTTAAGAGACCATgattaaatatactttaacaCTGATCCTAATACCTATgcatacgagtaggtataaaGTAAGgagataatttcaaaattatctaCGTCTGCATGAATTAAA
The Amyelois transitella isolate CPQ chromosome 12, ilAmyTran1.1, whole genome shotgun sequence DNA segment above includes these coding regions:
- the LOC106142518 gene encoding sodium-dependent nutrient amino acid transporter 1 isoform X1, which codes for MGVPNENSKDMEPPYSPSEMIPNHGPPPPGSPEPRKHSKNGISPLELNVPEEKKKPPNEPERAEWGNQIEFLMSCIATSVGLGNVWRFPFIAYQNGGGAFLIPYIIVLFLIGKPMYYLECVIGQFSTKNSVKVWSLSPAMKGTGYAQALGCGYILSYYVSIVGLCLFYLAMSFQATLPWAVCDPSWNDVICVPSAPNENQHLDIENASSSAELYFIRTVLQQSDGIEGGLGAPIWYLTLCLLVSWVIIFVIVARGVKSSGKASYFLALFPYVVMIILLISTLFLDGSDKGILFFLTPKWEKLLELNVWYAAVTQVFFSLSVCTGAIIMFSSYNRFQHNIYRDAMIVTTLDTFTSLLSGITIFGILGNLAKELGKEVGEVIGSGGTGLAFISYPDAIAKTFQPQLFSVLFFLMMSVLGVGSAVALLSTINTVMMDSFPKIKTIYMSAFCCTAGFLIGLVYVTPGGQYILEMVDHYGGTFLVLFTAICEIIGIFWIYGLENLCLDIEFMMGVKTSFYWRMCWGIITPGMMLVVFVYALISFESLTFGEDYVYPTAGYVAGYLMLFIGIAFVPLFIIITLWKNRSGNCNQIMKKSFRPKSSWGPKDPEIRSRWVVFKESAKMLRQQMNSSRCKHIWYILTGLYRRGVYANTNVNNN
- the LOC106142518 gene encoding sodium-dependent nutrient amino acid transporter 1 isoform X2, which codes for MNENSKDMEPPYSPSEMIPNHGPPPPGSPEPRKHSKNGISPLELNVPEEKKKPPNEPERAEWGNQIEFLMSCIATSVGLGNVWRFPFIAYQNGGGAFLIPYIIVLFLIGKPMYYLECVIGQFSTKNSVKVWSLSPAMKGTGYAQALGCGYILSYYVSIVGLCLFYLAMSFQATLPWAVCDPSWNDVICVPSAPNENQHLDIENASSSAELYFIRTVLQQSDGIEGGLGAPIWYLTLCLLVSWVIIFVIVARGVKSSGKASYFLALFPYVVMIILLISTLFLDGSDKGILFFLTPKWEKLLELNVWYAAVTQVFFSLSVCTGAIIMFSSYNRFQHNIYRDAMIVTTLDTFTSLLSGITIFGILGNLAKELGKEVGEVIGSGGTGLAFISYPDAIAKTFQPQLFSVLFFLMMSVLGVGSAVALLSTINTVMMDSFPKIKTIYMSAFCCTAGFLIGLVYVTPGGQYILEMVDHYGGTFLVLFTAICEIIGIFWIYGLENLCLDIEFMMGVKTSFYWRMCWGIITPGMMLVVFVYALISFESLTFGEDYVYPTAGYVAGYLMLFIGIAFVPLFIIITLWKNRSGNCNQIMKKSFRPKSSWGPKDPEIRSRWVVFKESAKMLRQQMNSSRCKHIWYILTGLYRRGVYANTNVNNN